TCtaattcagaaaacattttatttaccaAAGCATGCAAAGATGGGAATTGggtattaaaaaggaaaagtagaaacATGACAGTAGAGCAAAGGAGCCAGAATCACAAAATTGAGAATATCAGAAGAGTTGGAAAAATCTGAAATAAGTAATACTTTATAAGAGTAAAGAAAACTAATTTAACACATAAACGTAACAAGAAAACACTTGACAAATTTCTTAAGGGATTCATCTTTTATACAAAAGTACTGTTTAAAGGGCCATAAAAACACATTCATGTCAAAATCCAATGCAGAAATCTCCTTTTGGAGTACTCTTAgcaaccccctcccctccccccagtaaACTCCAAAAGCAGACtaagatatatttttaagtctTCAAAAGATGTGAGATTAGCAAGTGCTTCTTTATCTTGGGTTTACAAAATTAGTAATTTGGGTCGATAACAAAATCGAAACATTCTTTAAACTGTGCTAaagttaacatttgaaaattgtttaatactacaaaaaccaaagaaaaacaaaaaaagcatcaCAGCAGTTCGAGTTCATAGGTGAGCTGACATCATAAATTAACATCTCAAGATAAGAAATGGAGAAACATTGCATTAGCAAAAATAATTTGCCCCCTAAAATCTTATTTACAAATCAGAATTTTCATGATAAGAGAAATATGATAGAGTAACTTACCTGTGGGAGCACATTCTGTACGTATGTTGGTGTATGCTGCTGTTTTTGCTGAACAGCACTTTCTATTGCTACTTTAGCTACAGTGCTTGGATCTGCTCCTGCTGGAACGGCAACCATTGTTGCACTGCAGGCAGCATTGTTGGGGTCACTGATTGTAACAATTCTAACTCCTACTTTATTTGGAATTACTGTGACTGTTTCCCTATCATTATCCTCTGCTGGCCTCTTTACAGTTTTGCATTCTGCTGTGCCATTTGTAGATGGAACTTCAGATGACAGGGCAGGAGACTGGGATCCTCTTGATCCTGAGTGGGGAACTGCTATGATTTGATGCCCCTGTATAACAGAGGTTGTAGAATGTGGTGAGACAACTACACTAGGGCGTTGCTGAGGCACATCTGAATTCAAATTTGAAGCTAGAGGTCCATTAGGCAAATCAGTACCACTAAATTGCTGTGTTGCCACATTTGAAGTCTCCTGTATGCTGCTCACAGATGGTGAACCACCCAACGTTAAAATAGGTCCATTAGAAATTCTTTCTAGTTGATCACCTTTGGCAGTATCTTGCTGGGTAGCATCTAAAGTTCCTTGTGGTTCCACTGGAGGTATCTCACCATTTCCTACATGATTGGAAGTTTTGTGATTTGGAATGtttttgctcaaatgtgaacCATCTCCTTTATCAAAATCACAGATTCCATTAACTAGGGGTTTTTTCAAATCACTTTTTATTTCCTGCATGTCCATTTGTTCTGAGTTCTGTTTTCCAGATGCTCCGTTCTCACCTAATTCTAATGATGGCCCATTACTGATTAGTGAGCACTGATTAGCCTCACTTTGAATTTTCCCTGAGTTTGAAGGAGGTAGACTTGAGTCACTGTACTTTCTCCCATTTAAAAGACTTCCCACTTGCACTTCGTTTTCCTTTGTATCCCCATTGCTGGTGTTAGCTCCTCGTCGGCAGGATGGATTTTCCATGACTTCAATTTTACGTTCATGAACATGTAAACCTGTTGCTTCCTTTGCTTCCTCCTCCTTTTGGCAAATTATTTTATCACCTTTGAATGGGGGAGTAGCAGTAGTACACGGTGATTGTCCAGCTGGAGATGCTTGAGTGGCTGGAAGCGTTTGCACCTGCAGTCCAACTCCTGTCTGTGTTCCGCTCATGGTAATTCCTGCTGGAGCAATGAGctgagttgcatttccctgactCACAGTTGCAGTTGCAAAACTTGTATTTGGCACAACTGTTATGGTTACCTGGTTGCCAGAAGTCCCTTGGAAAATGGTTGCTGGGCTATTTGAGATCAGCGGACCTGGCAATATTTGTAAGTTCGAGATGGGTACGGTTTGCACTCCCCCTGTGGGTGGCATTGCACTTTGGACCAACTGAACATTTTGCTGCCCAACCAATAGCTGCTGAGCTGGAGTTTGCCCCTGTACCCCAAAACCTGCTGCTTGGTTATTGGCCACCTGATAGACCACCTGAGGGCTAGGAGCTCTTGCATTATTAGGGGGAGGAATCTGTGGAGCTGGGAGAATAAGCTTACCACCTGGAGTTGAAGGCCCACGCTTCGGAAGCAGCAACTGTTTTATCAGACTTGACTCACCAGAAGCAGGCTGACCAACACCTGCATTCGTTTGCTGTGGCTGTACTTGTACTTGTACCTGCTGTGGTGGGGGTGCTGGTGaatgctgctgctgttgctgcctTTTCACAGATAGCATTTGACTGACAGTAGGAGGTGGTCCTTGTGATTGAGGGGTGGAAGATGATGATGACATGGCAGTAGGGGTTTGGTTATTAGTTGCTGGGACAGGTGATGGTGAGGAAGATGGAGTTATGTTTGGTTGTCCAGTTAGCTGAACTGTCTGGCCAGCTGGAAGAGCTGCTGGATTAGCAAGAACAATTTGGTGAATGGCTGGTGCATAAGTTTGACCTTGTTGAGCTGGCTGGCTTACAATCACTACACTTTGTTGGGTTGGCTGTTGTGGTTGTTGAATAGGCTGCTGTACCACTGTTGATGAAACTTGTTGAGAAGGGAGAGGTTTTGGTGCAATGTTCTGAAACCCTACCCTTGAGGGTTGTGGACTTGGGACACCAGCAATGGTAACCATTTGTCCTGCAGCTACCTGAAAATTCTGCACTGAAGCTGCTGAGACAATATTGGATGCTGAAGTTGTAACATATTGTGGAGGTGCTATGATAACAGTGTCTTGTGGCTGGCTACCAACTGATGTCTGTTGAGATGAAGTTTGCACAGGTTGGGGTgatgtggtgattaactgctgacCCTGTGTAACTGTAGAAGTACAAGCTGGTATGTTCTGTACTCTGCCAAATATATGACTCTGTGGTACAGCTTGTTGAATTACCGTAACAGGAGTGCCTGAAGGTATCTGTCCAGGTACCACTGTGTGTAATGGAGGCTGCTGTGGAATTACAGATGAATGGTGAAGCAAAGTTTGAGAATTTACAACTGTAACAGGTTGTGGCCCTGTATTATGATTCTGAACCACAGAACTCTGTGCAGTTCCTCCTCCAACAGGAAGACTAACAGGAACTGCTGACTGGGGTACAGAATTCTGGATTACTGCAGCTTTAACAACTTCACAAGGAATTGGAGCTTTATTTTGAATGACAGTCACCGGAGCATTTTGCTGCTGGTGGTTATGAACTGAAGGATTTGGTGGAATTCTTGAAACAGTCTGTGCCACAGAATGAACACCTTGTACTGGAAAAGACATTTGTGTTGCAGTCAAATTTGAAGATTGGTTGGTAACAGGAGTCCTCTGAAAATGGTTTCCTACAGTTTGTGGTCCATGAGGGATTCCTGAGAATATggggaaaaagttaaaatttcaaaTGAAGTAACTGAAAAGCTGCAAGtaagaattatttttcttaatacacAGAAAACAGATTTAAGAAATTAACATCTAACAGCTTTGAAACAtatcaatgtaataaaacaatACATCAAGTAATAAAATGCTACTGGAAAAACAAGAAGTTatacatttaaatgtaaataacacaatttttcatttagtttcattatttaaatattagtattatttaaaacaataaaaattaataccTGCAGGTGAAGGAGTTGGAGATACATCAGGAACAGAATCAACACAAACAACAGGAGTAGAAGTTGGTTGCTGCTGATAGTACATCTGAATGGGAAGTGGTATAGCCCTCCGTTTTACCCCTACTACATGAATATGTGCCTGCCCGGTGTTACTGGGATCCTCCACTCTCTTCACTGTATGATTTGGAAAGACCGTTCTGTCAAGTACACATACGCTCAATTAGCTTTGACAACTAGAACACTAGCAAAAGATACTGATTTCTAACAACGTTTATATGAACAACAGCAGCGTATTCATTGCTACTTATGTATGAACCAGAATGATTCACAAGATTATATTCTGTGAGGGTGAGAAGCAAAGAAATATAGAAGAGATTAgccttccaatttttaaaatcattacttGTTAAGTGTTGTTGggttttaaataatttcagcCCATAAATAATTAACATAAAAAGCTGCATGTAGGCAATACCTATTTTATGAACTTTGTAAAATATCAAAAAACCTTGATATGTGAAGACAGAGTACTGGTTGTACATTATTCAAAACTAAGATGGGCAAAATCATGTCTTTAACATATAAAAGTAGGCAGGGAAAAAATCAACttaagtttttccttttcctttttttttttttttttggcaaactACATAATGTTCAAATACAAAAAACAGTTGTGATTTCTGAAATTCCTTTCAATTCAAACCTCCATCGTCCTACAACCTAAGCATATAAAATTTCAATTAGTGGAGAAATTTAAAACTCTACAGGTCTTTGGTACATTCTCTAAAGAGTAAGAAGTGTTGTAAATGATGTAaatgaattttatgtaaatttaagaACTATGCATCCTACCTAAGACATTTATAAAATCCAGTTGATGTTAGAATTCCACCACGAGCTAATTTACTGCAGGTTGAGAGGTATTCAGAATACATTTCTGCTCGAGAGACAGAACAATCTGGATTTACTTCGAAATGAGCATTTAAcctaaaagacaaaaatacatgGCACCATGCAATATACCACAACAGTCCATATTTAAATACATCAAAACCATTCAAAGGCAATGTATTACAAATGAGTAATTACACCTACTAATCAAATTTCACTAATTATCTCATTTgttatttgcaaaaatatatatactagGTTTTGGACAGACTAAATCAAATAGAAAGTTTACTTAATCATACTTATTTTATCATTACCAACAAACATAAAAGCTATTTTCATGCTTCCAGTGAGATTAGGGATGGTATGGTTACAGTGATGTTCCATAATAAACAGTTTTATTCTGTGAATATCTACTCAGGTTCCTGCTTGTAACAATCATAGTATAACAGAAATTCCTGATTATGAACTATTTCCACTGGACATGAGataaatggggaaaaactgaGCAAGATTAAACTTTTCATGGCTTCAGTATCATAGTCCCACCTCAGAATAAACTTAAGTTTTTAACTACTCCCTAAAATGACACTTTTCATGCTGCATATTCCCTTTTCCTCAATTCAGAACccttctttctgtatcttaatcCATTACAAACTAATTCAAACTTCaggttgtcttttattttcttagagtGACTTCTATCTACAAATTAGAATTAGAGGCCTAGTCACCTCTTCTTTCGAGGACTCTATTCACAATAGGACAACTTACAGCTGTTTctgataaatggaataatataataattatgataaaaataattgtaaaataattCCACCCCTCCTGTCCCCCACTCCCCCAAGAATTAGAAAAATGTGCAACTGGGATTTATAAGAACAAATCTATacataaaatatacacatattttatgGTGGTTATGGTACATATTTTTCCCAACTTTTATAATCCTTTCTATACTGAGATATAACAAAGAATAgatataaaaatttcattttagtttcAGTGTAGAAAATAAGCAATTTCCAATATTGTTGGAAGAGATTCATCAAGTATAAAGGGTCAATGtggaaaaatacagaaagtgaaggaaaaatagCAAATAATTAGAGATATTTAAAAAACCATAAACTGGGCTTAAGCAAAAGTAGAAAAGTCTGGAGAAAACTGTTACAGGAAAAGATAGGAAAGCACGAAAAATATGGAACACACTGTGGTAGGGACATGGAATAGGGGATAAATTAGgttaaagaatgggagaaaagagatgaggaaaagaaattttaaaaaagtgatgcATCATCAGAAAGCTATGTTAAACCTCAATCTGTTACTcttctaaaagaatgaaaagtcgCATTTCATAAATGCTGAAGCTACTATCCATGATAAAAATGAAACCTAAACAcatgtagattttttttccccaataagtAGCTGAAATATGACTAttcaatattttcaagaaagtatTATTTTCAAGTTGCTTATTTCAAGGTAGAAACACTGGCTATTCTATCATTTGGTTAGTTTCCTCATACTACtcgcaaaaaacaaaaaagctactaTCAATGAACAAGAAGATTTTGCCTTTGTTGAGGAAGAAATGACAATTTTACACCAaatctggttttatttttgtaaggtcAGTCCAACTGAATTCTAATAAAacattaattaaagaaaaagaaattttgtaaTCTGACAAACCTTATTTTCTACAAAATCAAAAATAACCTTTTAGCACAAATTTTAACCTGCAAAGGAATTAAATGGGTgcaatttgataaaattcaaatcTAAGACTATTTTAATTCTGAAGATTCTGGTGAATACTTTTCATTCCAAGTTTCTCCAAAACACAGGTGAAGTGATTTTGCATTGCTTTTTCTTTgtataaatgatattttacacTGACTGAAATATCGAATAAAACATCTGGATGACCAATGAaaacatttcctcttttgttttgctttattcttCCCAAGGATAAAGCCTTAATAGATATAAACCACTTACCACTGACAAGCAAACTTCTCACTGTCTATTTCCACTATTCCCGGAGGTGGAGCAACATGCTGTGCTACAACTGCTCTGgaagctaaagaaaaaaatacattagctACATCGTTTTTTAAAACTTAGTCACTATATGCCATACTCATTTCATAGACACCGATCAAATTAATAGTCACAAAGAACACCTTTCAAGAAGGggtataaacatatgaaaatatacaaatttgAGAAAGAAACCAATGTATATGGAGCATATACTACACCAGACACTGCCTGAGATGCTGAACATTAACTTTTTTGTTTAACCTCATAATCATTTAAATAACCATACTGGTGATACAGCTAATAAAACTCTAGTTTTTCTCACTGGCCAGACACTGAGCTAaatactttacatgtattatttcacttaattcttTTGTGAGATAGGTACAAATTAGAAAACAGACTCAAAGTAGTCATACTTTGAGTATCACAAAATAACTGGCTCACAGTCACAGAGCTCAATACATCAGTAAACAAGCATCTCTCAGTTTAGTTACAGAATTCTCTTTAAACACTATAATTTTAATAACAGACTGCATCAGAAATTTTAACTTTGCTTCTGAATGTAAAAATGTATTAACTCTGTAAGTGGCATATCTAACATTTCTAGAATAGGatgaacaaaatttaaattaatttcaaatcCCACATTCAAGAAAGGATTTTCACAGATTATTCTGAGGAAAACAAAGAGATCTGTTCTAATAATTGTCCTGACATATACTTTTGTTGTTgtcgtttttattttttaaatgttttattcatttttttctgatgcaTACTTTTTGTCTTGAAAGAGGCAACGTGGTTCTATAAA
Above is a window of Choloepus didactylus isolate mChoDid1 chromosome 8, mChoDid1.pri, whole genome shotgun sequence DNA encoding:
- the ARID2 gene encoding AT-rich interactive domain-containing protein 2, yielding MANSTGKAPPDERRKGLAFLDELRQFHHSRGSPFKKIPAVGGKELDLHGLYTRVTTLGGFAKVSEKNQWGEIVEEFNFPRSCSNAAFALKQYYLRYLEKYEKVHHFGEDDDEVPPGNPKPQLPIGAIPSSYNYQQHSVSDYLRQSYGLSMDFNSPNDYNKLVLSLLSGLPNEVDFAINVCTLLSNESKHVMQLEKDPKIITLLLANAGVFDDTLGSFSSVFGEEWKEKTDRDFVKFWKDIVDDNEVRDLISDRNKSHEGTSGEWIWESLFHPPRKLGINDIEGQRVLQIAVILRNLSFEEGNVKFLAANRTCLRFLLLSAHSHFISLRQLGLDTLGNIAAELLLDPVDFKTTHLMFHTVTKCLMSRDRFLKMRGMEILGNLCKAEDNGVLICEYVDQDSYREIICHLTLPDVLLVISTLEVLYMLTEMGDVACTKIAKVEKSIDMLVCLVSMDIQMFGPDALAAVKLVEHPSSNQVLSEIRPQAVEQVQTQTHVASAPASRAVVAQHVAPPPGIVEIDSEKFACQWLNAHFEVNPDCSVSRAEMYSEYLSTCSKLARGGILTSTGFYKCLRTVFPNHTVKRVEDPSNTGQAHIHVVGVKRRAIPLPIQMYYQQQPTSTPVVCVDSVPDVSPTPSPAGIPHGPQTVGNHFQRTPVTNQSSNLTATQMSFPVQGVHSVAQTVSRIPPNPSVHNHQQQNAPVTVIQNKAPIPCEVVKAAVIQNSVPQSAVPVSLPVGGGTAQSSVVQNHNTGPQPVTVVNSQTLLHHSSVIPQQPPLHTVVPGQIPSGTPVTVIQQAVPQSHIFGRVQNIPACTSTVTQGQQLITTSPQPVQTSSQQTSVGSQPQDTVIIAPPQYVTTSASNIVSAASVQNFQVAAGQMVTIAGVPSPQPSRVGFQNIAPKPLPSQQVSSTVVQQPIQQPQQPTQQSVVIVSQPAQQGQTYAPAIHQIVLANPAALPAGQTVQLTGQPNITPSSSPSPVPATNNQTPTAMSSSSSTPQSQGPPPTVSQMLSVKRQQQQQHSPAPPPQQVQVQVQPQQTNAGVGQPASGESSLIKQLLLPKRGPSTPGGKLILPAPQIPPPNNARAPSPQVVYQVANNQAAGFGVQGQTPAQQLLVGQQNVQLVQSAMPPTGGVQTVPISNLQILPGPLISNSPATIFQGTSGNQVTITVVPNTSFATATVSQGNATQLIAPAGITMSGTQTGVGLQVQTLPATQASPAGQSPCTTATPPFKGDKIICQKEEEAKEATGLHVHERKIEVMENPSCRRGANTSNGDTKENEVQVGSLLNGRKYSDSSLPPSNSGKIQSEANQCSLISNGPSLELGENGASGKQNSEQMDMQEIKSDLKKPLVNGICDFDKGDGSHLSKNIPNHKTSNHVGNGEIPPVEPQGTLDATQQDTAKGDQLERISNGPILTLGGSPSVSSIQETSNVATQQFSGTDLPNGPLASNLNSDVPQQRPSVVVSPHSTTSVIQGHQIIAVPHSGSRGSQSPALSSEVPSTNGTAECKTVKRPAEDNDRETVTVIPNKVGVRIVTISDPNNAACSATMVAVPAGADPSTVAKVAIESAVQQKQQHTPTYVQNVLPQNTPMTPSPAVQVQGQPNNSQPSPFSTSSQHGDPMRKPGQNFMCLWQSCKKWFQTPSQVFYHAATEHGGKDVYPGQCLWEGCEPFHRQRFSFITHLQDKHCSKDALLAGLKQDEPGQAGCQKSSTKQAPVGGTGSTPRAQKAIVNHPSAALMALRRGSRNLVFRDFTDEKEGPITKHIRLTAALILKNIGKYSECGRRLLKRHENNLSVLAISNMEASSTLAKCLYELNFTVQSKEQEKDSEMLQ